Proteins found in one Candidatus Margulisiibacteriota bacterium genomic segment:
- the pstC gene encoding phosphate ABC transporter permease subunit PstC: protein MNKWLEKIIEKLIFISGIGSIVFVLLILFFLLKEGLSLFSSVNVLAFLFGTNWYPISEPPQFGILPLILGSLWVTLGAVVIAVPLGIGSALYVAEVAPGWLKEILKSGIELLAAIPSIVLGFIGIATLAPFLKNIFNLPSGLTALAGSIMLAFMAMPTIVSIIEDSINSVPKSYREGSLALGATRWQTIYRVILPAASSGILAAIMLGIGRVVGETMAVLMITGNAAILPTSILQPVRTLTATIAAEMGEAVSGSSHYYALFAIGIVLFVISFLINLVADFFLNRGKKRNRKR, encoded by the coding sequence ATGAACAAGTGGTTGGAAAAAATAATTGAAAAGTTGATCTTTATTTCCGGGATCGGCTCGATCGTCTTCGTCCTGCTGATCCTCTTTTTCCTGCTTAAAGAAGGGTTGTCGCTTTTTTCTTCGGTCAATGTTCTGGCTTTTCTTTTCGGGACCAACTGGTATCCGATCTCGGAGCCGCCGCAATTCGGGATCCTGCCGCTGATCCTCGGCTCGCTCTGGGTGACTCTCGGGGCGGTCGTGATCGCCGTGCCGCTGGGGATCGGGTCCGCTCTCTACGTGGCGGAAGTCGCCCCCGGCTGGCTGAAAGAGATCTTAAAATCCGGGATCGAGCTCCTGGCCGCCATTCCCAGCATCGTCCTTGGCTTCATCGGGATCGCGACCCTGGCCCCTTTTCTGAAAAACATTTTCAACCTGCCGAGCGGCCTAACGGCGCTGGCCGGTTCGATCATGCTCGCTTTCATGGCGATGCCGACGATCGTCTCGATTATCGAAGATTCGATCAACTCTGTTCCGAAAAGTTACCGCGAAGGTTCGCTGGCCCTTGGCGCGACCCGCTGGCAGACGATCTACCGGGTCATTTTGCCGGCCGCGTCGTCCGGCATCCTGGCGGCGATCATGCTCGGGATCGGCCGGGTAGTGGGTGAAACGATGGCTGTTCTGATGATCACCGGCAATGCGGCGATCCTGCCGACCAGTATTTTACAGCCGGTTCGGACCCTGACGGCGACGATCGCGGCGGAAATGGGAGAGGCGGTCTCCGGCAGTTCCCATTATTACGCTTTGTTCGCGATCGGGATCGTTCTTTTTGTCATCAGCTTTTTAATAAACCTGGTCGCTGATTTCTTCCTGAACCGCGGCAAGAAAAGGAACCGGAAACGATGA
- the pstA gene encoding phosphate ABC transporter permease PstA — protein sequence MANDTQKLIREIKEGCFLTAVFLSAVIAVLPLIAVLGYVFVKGIGAFDWAFFTRLPAPVGDPGGGMANAIVGTFILVGLACLVGLPIGIFGGIWLAQYGSGKRGFFIRYSADVLSSLPSIVIGIFAYVLIVATMKRFSAIAGGFALGIIMIPVVTRTTEEMVKMVPRTLYEAGLALGLPEWKVSLWIVFRTAWNGIFTGVILAVARIMGETAPLIFTAFNTMYWNLRIDQPMASMTVQIYNYAISPFDEWQAKAWAGSLTLVFIILLVTLVVRKFSKRVYYG from the coding sequence ATGGCAAACGACACTCAAAAGCTGATCCGGGAGATAAAGGAGGGCTGTTTTTTGACGGCCGTTTTTTTAAGCGCGGTGATTGCGGTCCTGCCTTTGATTGCGGTCCTCGGCTATGTTTTTGTTAAAGGGATCGGCGCTTTCGATTGGGCTTTTTTTACCAGACTGCCGGCGCCGGTCGGCGACCCCGGCGGCGGAATGGCCAACGCGATCGTCGGGACTTTTATCCTGGTGGGGCTGGCTTGCCTGGTCGGACTGCCGATCGGGATCTTCGGCGGGATCTGGCTGGCGCAGTACGGATCGGGGAAACGGGGCTTTTTTATCCGCTATTCGGCCGATGTCCTTTCAAGTTTGCCGAGCATTGTCATCGGCATTTTCGCTTACGTGCTGATTGTGGCGACGATGAAGCGCTTTTCGGCGATCGCCGGCGGCTTCGCGCTGGGGATCATTATGATCCCGGTCGTGACCCGGACCACTGAAGAGATGGTGAAAATGGTCCCGCGCACCCTTTATGAGGCGGGTTTGGCGCTCGGTTTGCCGGAGTGGAAGGTTTCCCTGTGGATAGTTTTTCGCACCGCCTGGAACGGGATCTTTACCGGGGTGATCCTGGCGGTAGCCAGGATCATGGGGGAGACCGCTCCGCTGATCTTTACCGCCTTCAATACGATGTATTGGAACCTGCGGATCGATCAGCCGATGGCTTCCATGACCGTGCAGATCTACAATTACGCGATCTCGCCGTTTGACGAGTGGCAGGCTAAAGCCTGGGCCGGCTCGCTCACTCTGGTCTTTATCATATTACTGGTTACGCTGGTCGTAAGAAAATTTTCAAAGAGGGTATATTATGGATAA
- a CDS encoding phosphate ABC transporter substrate-binding protein, with translation MLKTMLLLILSAGLLMTAGCGRGNKAIQIKGSDTMVNLAEAWTESYLEKSPESAVAVTGGGSGAGFASLISGTTDIALASREMHHKEILLANKRGVYPLELQVASDGIVVVVHPSNPIERLTIKQLSDIFTGKVTNWRSLGGPDKRIVALSRERNSGTHVFFLETIVKLGQKKNPNEFASGVLMMPSSQSVVEEVISNPSAIGYIGLGYLNKKQKALGVGRTDAGPFVVPNMLTVKENRYPISRSLLFYTNGTPEARVQSFINYVLSPAGQAIVKKMDFVPIK, from the coding sequence ATGCTCAAAACTATGTTGTTGCTGATCTTGTCGGCCGGTCTGCTTATGACGGCCGGGTGCGGCCGCGGCAACAAGGCTATCCAGATCAAAGGATCGGATACCATGGTTAACCTGGCGGAGGCCTGGACCGAAAGTTATCTGGAAAAATCACCGGAGAGCGCGGTTGCCGTTACCGGCGGTGGTTCGGGCGCCGGGTTTGCTTCCTTGATCAGCGGGACGACCGACATTGCCCTGGCTTCCCGGGAAATGCATCATAAAGAGATCCTGCTGGCCAATAAAAGAGGGGTCTATCCATTGGAGCTGCAGGTCGCCAGCGATGGCATTGTCGTTGTTGTGCACCCTTCGAATCCGATCGAACGCCTGACGATCAAGCAGCTTTCCGACATTTTCACCGGCAAGGTCACCAATTGGCGATCGCTTGGCGGACCTGATAAAAGGATCGTTGCTTTGTCGCGTGAGCGGAACTCCGGCACCCATGTCTTTTTTTTGGAAACGATCGTTAAGCTCGGTCAAAAGAAAAACCCCAACGAATTCGCTTCCGGCGTCCTGATGATGCCGTCTTCCCAATCGGTCGTCGAGGAAGTGATTTCCAATCCGTCGGCGATCGGCTATATCGGGCTCGGTTATTTAAACAAAAAACAAAAAGCCCTGGGGGTCGGCCGAACAGACGCCGGCCCGTTTGTCGTCCCGAACATGTTGACGGTCAAAGAGAACAGGTATCCGATCTCGCGCTCGCTCCTTTTCTACACGAACGGAACGCCGGAGGCCAGGGTCCAATCCTTTATTAATTATGTTTTGAGCCCGGCCGGCCAGGCGATCGTCAAAAAAATGGACTTTGTGCCGATAAAATGA
- a CDS encoding response regulator transcription factor, which yields MKEILVVDDEKDIVEAIEYNLKNEGYKVAKAFDGPSAVKMAKEKNPALILLDLMLPGMNGLDVCKTLKNNAATAAIPIIMLTARGEEADKVIGLELGADDYLTKPFSMRELTARIKAILKRYGGGAPAGKKVFKAPQLELDVDKHEVRVAGKAIELTAKEFALLLYLWENEGKVFSRERLLDTVWGIDVAIETRTVDVHVRRLREKLGKAEKYIHTLRGVGYKFEARP from the coding sequence ATGAAGGAAATATTGGTGGTTGACGACGAAAAGGATATTGTCGAGGCGATCGAATACAACCTGAAGAACGAAGGTTATAAGGTCGCCAAGGCTTTTGACGGGCCGTCCGCCGTCAAAATGGCCAAAGAAAAAAATCCCGCTTTGATCTTGCTTGATCTCATGCTGCCCGGGATGAACGGTCTTGACGTCTGCAAAACCTTGAAAAATAACGCCGCGACCGCCGCTATTCCTATAATTATGCTGACCGCCAGAGGCGAAGAGGCGGACAAGGTCATCGGGCTTGAACTGGGGGCCGACGATTATCTGACCAAACCGTTCAGCATGCGCGAACTAACCGCCCGGATCAAAGCGATTCTGAAGCGTTATGGCGGGGGAGCGCCGGCCGGGAAAAAGGTCTTTAAAGCGCCGCAACTTGAATTGGACGTTGATAAGCATGAGGTTCGCGTCGCCGGTAAAGCGATCGAATTGACCGCAAAAGAATTCGCGCTGTTGTTGTACCTTTGGGAAAATGAAGGGAAGGTTTTCAGCCGGGAGCGGCTGCTCGATACGGTCTGGGGGATCGACGTCGCGATCGAAACCAGGACCGTCGATGTGCATGTCCGCCGCCTGCGGGAAAAACTTGGTAAAGCGGAAAAATATATCCACACCCTGCGCGGGGTTGGTTACAAATTCGAGGCGAGGCCGTGA
- the pstA gene encoding phosphate ABC transporter permease PstA, translated as MIDSKLKEKIAFVLLLAATIIVIAPVVLIMALLLFNGLPAISFDFLFSIPKDGMRAGGIWPAIVGTLYLMAVTAVFSIPFGIMAAIYLNEYAKRNWLTRAIELAIINLAGVPSIVYGLFGLSLFVEFLGFGASILAGSLTLAIMTLPVVITATREALGSVPRSFREVSFSLGASRWQTVRHVVLPNAIPGILTGTILGLSRAAGETAPILFTVAAFYLPKLPTSVYDQAMALPYHIYVLSTQVPNVSVKMQYGTVLVLVGIIFILNIVASYIRSYFRKKKTW; from the coding sequence ATGATCGATTCCAAACTAAAAGAAAAGATCGCTTTTGTTTTGTTGCTGGCGGCGACCATTATCGTGATCGCGCCGGTCGTCTTGATCATGGCCCTTCTTCTTTTTAACGGCTTGCCGGCGATCAGTTTCGACTTTTTGTTTTCCATTCCCAAAGATGGGATGAGGGCGGGGGGGATTTGGCCGGCGATCGTTGGGACCTTATATTTAATGGCGGTGACGGCAGTTTTTTCCATTCCTTTTGGGATCATGGCGGCGATCTATCTGAACGAATACGCTAAACGGAACTGGCTGACCCGGGCGATCGAGCTGGCGATCATCAATTTGGCCGGCGTTCCGTCAATCGTTTACGGTCTTTTCGGCTTGAGCCTTTTCGTCGAATTCCTCGGCTTCGGCGCTTCGATCCTGGCTGGGTCGCTGACCCTGGCGATCATGACCCTGCCGGTCGTTATTACCGCGACGCGGGAGGCGCTCGGTTCCGTTCCCCGTTCTTTCCGCGAAGTCAGTTTTTCTCTTGGCGCTTCGCGCTGGCAGACGGTCCGGCACGTTGTTCTGCCGAACGCGATCCCCGGGATCCTGACCGGGACGATCCTGGGTCTTTCCCGGGCGGCGGGAGAGACCGCGCCGATCCTTTTTACCGTGGCCGCTTTCTATCTGCCGAAACTCCCGACTTCGGTTTACGATCAGGCGATGGCGCTGCCTTATCATATTTATGTTCTTTCCACCCAGGTGCCCAACGTCAGCGTTAAAATGCAGTATGGGACGGTGCTTGTCCTGGTCGGCATCATTTTTATCTTGAACATCGTTGCTTCATACATCAGATCATATTTCAGGAAGAAGAAAACATGGTAA
- a CDS encoding FAD-dependent oxidoreductase, translating to MPLDLVIIGGGPAGITAAVYAARKKMSLAVVAKEIGGQAAWSSNVENYTGFQVITGPELVKKFSDHLSQYKFEMREGVEATLVERAGSNFQVKLSDGQALAAKSVIIASGKRPRPLNVPGEREFRGRGVAYCATCDGPLFAGKTVAVVGGGNSALDAALQMERIAAKVYLINLAPALTGDPVMSEKLVGLPKVEIMNSAKITEIFGDQFVRGLKIDRAGRIEALALEGIFVEIGLTPNSALVDCVSKNELGEIEIDCAARTSCPGLFAAGDVTAVPSKQIIIAAGDGAKAALSAFTYLNTRGG from the coding sequence ATGCCGCTCGATCTGGTGATAATCGGCGGCGGCCCGGCCGGCATTACTGCCGCGGTCTACGCCGCCCGCAAAAAAATGAGCTTAGCAGTCGTGGCCAAGGAGATCGGCGGTCAGGCCGCTTGGTCATCGAATGTCGAAAATTACACCGGCTTTCAAGTTATTACCGGCCCCGAGCTGGTCAAAAAGTTTTCCGATCATTTAAGCCAATATAAGTTTGAAATGCGCGAGGGGGTCGAAGCGACGTTGGTTGAGCGCGCGGGCTCTAATTTTCAAGTCAAACTATCCGACGGTCAAGCGCTTGCCGCCAAGTCGGTGATCATTGCTTCCGGGAAGCGGCCGCGCCCCCTAAACGTTCCCGGTGAGCGGGAATTCCGCGGTCGCGGCGTGGCTTACTGCGCGACCTGCGACGGCCCTCTTTTTGCCGGTAAAACGGTCGCGGTCGTCGGCGGGGGGAATTCCGCCCTCGACGCGGCATTGCAGATGGAGCGGATCGCCGCCAAGGTCTATTTGATCAATCTTGCTCCGGCCCTGACCGGCGACCCGGTCATGAGCGAGAAGCTGGTCGGACTGCCGAAAGTTGAGATCATGAACTCCGCCAAGATAACGGAAATTTTCGGCGATCAATTTGTCCGCGGCCTGAAAATCGACCGCGCCGGCCGAATCGAGGCCCTGGCGCTGGAGGGGATCTTTGTCGAGATCGGCCTGACGCCTAACTCCGCGCTGGTCGATTGCGTGTCTAAGAATGAACTGGGGGAGATCGAGATCGATTGCGCCGCGCGGACCTCTTGTCCCGGACTTTTTGCCGCCGGGGATGTGACCGCTGTGCCGTCCAAGCAGATCATCATTGCCGCCGGTGACGGGGCCAAAGCCGCCTTGTCCGCTTTTACCTACTTAAATACCCGCGGCGGCTAA
- the pstS gene encoding phosphate ABC transporter substrate-binding protein PstS, producing MIKKTVAIVISLVLIAGAALAVSLNGAGATFPYPIYVKWNKMFADKTGTQVNYQGIGSGGGIRQFAAKITDFGGSDAPMTEKQMSDAGGDILHIPTVMGAVAVSYNLPGVKGLRLDQDTLGRIFLGRIKKWDDPAIAALNPGADLPSKSVLIAHRSDGSGTTHIFTSYLAKVSTAWAAEVGAGSAVSWPTGIGGKGNAGVAGVIKGNEGAIGYVELSYAISNDLPVVSLKNRSGKYVKPSIASTTAAADGALGSSKLAKQIAAGDFRLDLTNAPGKDSYPIVGMTWILVRQKLADAEKGNALKNYLKWALTEGQQYAGSLLYAPLPESMADKVLRLINSIEIE from the coding sequence ATGATTAAGAAAACAGTTGCCATTGTCATCTCCCTGGTCCTGATTGCCGGCGCGGCGCTGGCCGTTTCCCTGAACGGGGCGGGGGCGACCTTTCCTTACCCGATCTATGTTAAATGGAACAAGATGTTTGCCGACAAAACCGGGACCCAGGTCAATTACCAGGGGATCGGGTCGGGCGGCGGGATCCGTCAGTTTGCCGCTAAGATCACCGACTTCGGCGGGAGCGATGCTCCGATGACCGAGAAGCAGATGTCCGATGCCGGCGGCGATATTCTCCATATTCCGACGGTTATGGGGGCGGTTGCCGTTTCCTATAATCTTCCGGGCGTAAAAGGCTTGCGACTCGATCAAGATACGCTTGGCCGAATATTCCTCGGTCGGATTAAAAAATGGGACGATCCGGCGATCGCCGCGCTTAATCCCGGGGCCGACTTGCCGAGCAAAAGCGTTTTGATCGCGCACCGGAGCGATGGCAGCGGGACGACTCATATTTTTACTTCCTATTTAGCCAAGGTCAGCACTGCCTGGGCGGCCGAAGTGGGGGCGGGGAGCGCCGTCTCCTGGCCAACCGGGATCGGCGGCAAAGGGAATGCCGGCGTCGCGGGAGTGATCAAGGGAAATGAGGGGGCGATCGGTTACGTTGAGCTTTCTTACGCGATCAGCAATGATTTGCCGGTTGTTTCCCTCAAGAACCGGAGCGGTAAATATGTTAAGCCGTCGATTGCTTCAACTACGGCGGCGGCCGACGGAGCGCTCGGTTCAAGCAAGCTGGCCAAACAGATCGCGGCCGGTGATTTTAGGCTTGATCTGACCAACGCTCCCGGCAAGGATTCTTATCCAATAGTCGGGATGACCTGGATATTGGTCAGACAGAAATTGGCGGACGCGGAAAAAGGGAACGCGTTGAAAAACTATCTTAAATGGGCGTTAACGGAAGGACAGCAATACGCTGGTTCGCTTCTTTACGCTCCTTTGCCGGAGAGTATGGCCGACAAAGTTTTGAGGCTGATCAATTCAATTGAGATCGAATAA
- a CDS encoding ATP-binding protein — protein MKLFNNFRFALFFSFIGIVVISFAILISIAVPRLKTIEVSRESEALSQQLFLSANDFSRVLARPKELQGLSLEYANILGNRITVVDLNGRVLADSQVKAAGLENHRDRPEIIEAREKGLGKAIRYSATLRKELIYVAVPIKKDGQKIGFLRFAVPLNYATNVFRLYKSVWLALFISVIVAVISSAWLARSFANPISRLSDVAKRIAAGKFENRFFRRSRYEVGELERAMERMSQYLRITFDKLSAKKSQIGAVLSSLNEGVLAVDREGNVILANPVIEKILGVTEPEIKGKTIREVVRNNEITELITKALRTGERVREEIQVFHPFEGIFDAHAGPVLNEENIVIGVVCVLHDMTDLRKLEKIRSEFVANVSHELKTPLTVIRTNVENLLGGALNDPAHNAEFVKKIDKHARNLSVLIDDILELSRLEAKKELGPFTRINMEEIMIKAIETIAEKARQKEIGIVTQCPGEPVIINGIEDHLYRAILNLLENAVNYSDPKAQISISCRREADRVKIMIADTGVGIAEHHLPRIFERFYRTDVARSRELGGTGLGLAIVKHVINLHNGTIEVKSVEGKGSTFILTLPIVT, from the coding sequence GTGAAGCTTTTTAATAATTTCCGCTTCGCCCTTTTCTTTTCCTTCATCGGGATCGTCGTTATTAGTTTCGCGATCCTGATCTCGATCGCTGTTCCCCGCCTAAAAACGATCGAAGTTAGCCGCGAGAGCGAGGCCCTTTCGCAGCAGCTCTTTCTCTCGGCCAATGATTTTTCCCGGGTCCTGGCCCGGCCGAAAGAGCTTCAGGGTTTGAGCCTGGAATACGCCAATATTCTGGGGAACCGGATAACGGTTGTCGATCTTAACGGTCGGGTCCTGGCCGATTCGCAGGTTAAGGCGGCAGGGCTTGAAAATCACCGCGATCGGCCGGAAATCATCGAGGCTCGGGAAAAAGGGCTGGGGAAGGCGATCCGCTACAGCGCGACTTTACGCAAAGAGCTGATCTATGTCGCCGTGCCGATCAAAAAAGACGGCCAAAAGATCGGGTTCCTCCGGTTTGCCGTCCCCTTAAATTACGCCACTAATGTTTTTCGTTTATATAAATCGGTCTGGCTGGCTCTGTTTATTTCGGTGATCGTGGCGGTTATTTCGAGCGCCTGGCTGGCCCGCTCGTTCGCCAATCCGATCAGCCGCTTATCGGACGTCGCCAAGCGGATCGCCGCCGGCAAATTTGAGAACCGGTTCTTCCGCCGCTCCCGTTACGAAGTCGGGGAATTGGAGCGGGCGATGGAGCGGATGAGCCAGTACTTAAGGATCACCTTCGATAAACTTTCGGCCAAGAAAAGCCAGATCGGCGCGGTCCTATCCAGCCTGAACGAGGGGGTCCTGGCGGTCGATCGCGAGGGGAACGTGATCCTGGCCAACCCGGTCATTGAAAAAATTCTCGGGGTGACCGAACCGGAGATCAAGGGGAAAACGATCCGTGAAGTCGTGCGGAACAACGAGATTACCGAGCTGATAACCAAGGCGCTGCGGACGGGAGAACGGGTTAGGGAGGAGATCCAGGTTTTTCACCCTTTTGAAGGGATCTTTGACGCCCACGCCGGGCCGGTCTTAAACGAAGAGAATATCGTGATCGGCGTGGTCTGTGTTTTGCATGACATGACCGACTTGCGCAAGTTGGAGAAGATCCGTTCGGAATTCGTGGCCAATGTTTCCCATGAGTTGAAAACACCGCTAACGGTGATCAGGACGAACGTGGAAAATCTTCTCGGGGGCGCCCTGAACGATCCGGCCCATAACGCCGAATTCGTGAAAAAGATCGATAAGCACGCCCGCAATCTGTCGGTTTTGATCGATGATATTCTGGAGCTTTCCCGCCTGGAAGCGAAGAAGGAGCTCGGCCCGTTCACCCGGATCAATATGGAGGAGATCATGATCAAAGCGATCGAAACGATTGCCGAAAAGGCCCGCCAGAAAGAGATCGGCATTGTGACCCAATGCCCCGGTGAACCGGTCATCATCAATGGGATCGAAGATCATCTCTACCGGGCGATCCTTAATCTGCTGGAGAACGCGGTCAATTATTCCGATCCTAAGGCGCAGATCTCGATCAGTTGCCGGAGAGAAGCCGACCGGGTTAAGATAATGATCGCCGACACCGGGGTCGGGATCGCCGAACATCATCTTCCCAGGATCTTTGAGCGTTTCTACCGGACCGATGTCGCCCGCTCCCGGGAGCTTGGCGGGACCGGCCTGGGGCTGGCGATCGTCAAGCACGTTATCAACCTGCACAATGGAACGATCGAAGTTAAAAGCGTCGAGGGGAAGGGGTCGACCTTTATCTTAACTCTGCCGATTGTAACCTAG
- a CDS encoding ferritin family protein, producing MNDLIADVKLSIELEKKGYDFYTQTAKRTGNPLAAATLSSLAERELVHLEKIKEFYRNLTGEKKLASDWLKDVEVAPTKEDLLKIILKKLQKSLDRNFETQKDINDAYLVAEGLERDSYTLYDKIAAESTDQTANIFYAALAREEKEHFAILDETMLYLNDPTEWFKQQEHWIVEG from the coding sequence ATGAACGACCTAATTGCCGACGTCAAGCTCTCGATCGAACTGGAAAAGAAAGGCTACGATTTTTACACTCAAACCGCCAAGAGGACCGGTAACCCCCTCGCGGCCGCGACCTTGTCCAGCCTGGCGGAAAGGGAATTGGTCCACCTGGAAAAGATCAAGGAGTTCTACCGCAACTTGACCGGCGAAAAAAAACTCGCCTCGGACTGGCTGAAAGACGTGGAGGTTGCGCCGACCAAAGAGGACCTCTTGAAAATAATTCTCAAGAAACTGCAAAAAAGCCTCGACCGAAATTTTGAGACCCAAAAGGACATTAACGACGCTTACCTGGTCGCCGAAGGACTGGAAAGGGACAGTTACACTTTATACGATAAGATCGCGGCGGAAAGCACCGATCAAACCGCGAATATTTTTTACGCCGCCCTCGCCCGGGAAGAGAAAGAACATTTCGCTATTCTGGACGAAACAATGCTCTACTTAAACGATCCGACGGAATGGTTCAAACAACAAGAACACTGGATCGTCGAAGGGTAA
- the pstB gene encoding phosphate ABC transporter ATP-binding protein PstB, which yields MKASGLNAWFSGKQALKEINMEIYANKVTAVIGPSGCGKSTFVRNLNRLHETIPEAAVAGQVFLDGEDIFRPRYDLVALRRRVGMVFQKPTPFPTMSIYDNAAAGIKIAGRVDRGILDQTVETALKQAALWSEVKDILDKPGIGLSGGQQQRLCIARTLAVKPEVILLDEPCSALDPISTGKIEELIQELKNDYTIVIVTHNMQQAARVADFTGFFLLGELIEFGVTGKIFTAPIDKRTEDYVTGRFG from the coding sequence ATGAAAGCGTCCGGCTTGAACGCCTGGTTTTCCGGCAAACAGGCGCTCAAAGAAATAAATATGGAGATTTACGCCAACAAGGTAACGGCGGTAATCGGTCCGTCGGGCTGCGGTAAATCAACTTTTGTCCGGAATCTCAACCGACTTCATGAGACGATCCCGGAAGCGGCCGTGGCGGGGCAGGTATTTTTGGATGGGGAAGATATTTTTCGGCCCCGCTATGACCTGGTCGCCCTGCGGCGCAGAGTCGGGATGGTTTTCCAGAAGCCGACCCCGTTTCCTACCATGTCGATTTACGACAACGCGGCGGCGGGGATAAAAATTGCCGGTCGGGTCGACCGGGGGATCCTTGACCAAACGGTCGAGACCGCTTTGAAACAAGCGGCGCTTTGGAGCGAGGTCAAAGACATTCTGGATAAGCCGGGGATCGGCCTTTCCGGCGGACAGCAGCAGCGTTTGTGCATTGCCCGGACCCTGGCGGTCAAACCGGAAGTAATTCTTCTTGATGAGCCTTGCTCCGCGCTCGACCCGATCTCGACCGGCAAGATCGAAGAATTGATCCAGGAGTTGAAGAATGACTATACGATCGTGATCGTGACCCACAACATGCAGCAGGCGGCGCGGGTCGCCGATTTTACCGGGTTTTTCCTGCTCGGCGAACTAATTGAGTTTGGCGTTACCGGTAAAATTTTCACCGCTCCGATCGATAAGCGGACCGAAGATTACGTGACGGGAAGGTTCGGCTAG
- the pstC gene encoding phosphate ABC transporter permease subunit PstC: MRSNKAIRSGDAAFKAITLVFAASIPLLLFSLIAVLLFWAWPAIRHFGWGFIFSSAWDPLADNYGALPFIYGTLMSSLIALLIAVPLGLGCAIFISEIYRSKTREYIALMVELLAAIPSVVYGLWGIFVLAPFSAAYIQPALKSAFGFLPFFQGPTSGPSLLTGGIILAIMILPTITALSREVLQAVPYSLRESAMALGATRWETFKTAVFGPARSGIIGAIILGLGRALGETMAVTMVIGNRPQVSASVFAPAYSLAAVIANEFAEAGTELNLAALIELALVLLIITIAVNGLARYLVWQTTLKS, from the coding sequence TTGAGATCGAATAAAGCAATAAGATCGGGGGATGCGGCTTTTAAAGCGATTACTTTGGTTTTCGCGGCCAGCATCCCCTTGCTTCTTTTTTCGCTGATAGCGGTCCTGCTCTTCTGGGCCTGGCCGGCGATCCGTCATTTTGGCTGGGGTTTTATTTTTAGCTCCGCCTGGGACCCGCTGGCCGACAACTACGGCGCGCTCCCTTTTATTTACGGGACCTTGATGTCATCGCTCATTGCCCTGCTGATCGCCGTGCCGCTCGGGCTGGGCTGCGCGATTTTTATTTCGGAGATCTATAGGTCGAAAACGCGCGAGTATATCGCCTTAATGGTGGAACTGCTGGCGGCGATCCCTTCGGTTGTTTACGGCCTCTGGGGGATCTTTGTCCTGGCCCCATTTTCCGCCGCCTATATCCAGCCGGCGCTTAAAAGCGCGTTCGGTTTTTTGCCGTTTTTTCAGGGGCCTACTTCCGGGCCGAGCCTTTTGACCGGCGGGATAATTTTAGCGATCATGATCCTGCCGACCATTACCGCGCTGTCGCGCGAAGTGCTTCAGGCGGTCCCTTACAGTTTGCGGGAATCGGCCATGGCGCTCGGCGCCACCAGGTGGGAGACCTTTAAAACGGCGGTCTTTGGGCCGGCCCGTTCCGGGATTATCGGCGCGATCATTCTTGGCTTAGGCCGGGCGCTGGGAGAGACCATGGCGGTCACGATGGTGATCGGCAATCGGCCGCAAGTTTCCGCGTCGGTCTTCGCGCCGGCTTATTCTCTGGCGGCGGTGATCGCCAACGAGTTCGCTGAAGCGGGGACCGAATTGAACCTCGCGGCCCTGATCGAGCTCGCGCTGGTTCTGCTTATCATTACGATCGCGGTCAACGGTTTGGCAAGGTATTTAGTATGGCAAACGACACTCAAAAGCTGA